One Kaistella polysaccharea DNA segment encodes these proteins:
- the rlmD gene encoding 23S rRNA (uracil(1939)-C(5))-methyltransferase RlmD produces the protein MRKKNKNIVLENIKLVSAGSKGVAVGKTPEGKTVLVSGAVPGDVVNARVKKSKSNYYEAEMIEIIEKSPFRVEPRCIHFGVCGGCKWQNLSYEKQLEFKQDEVYNHIKRIAGIEDFETLPILGSEEQYFYRNKMEFSFSNARWLTQYEISSEENYGNRDALGFHIPGMWSKILDLKECFLQEDPSNAMRLAIRNYAEENGLEFFDVRNQAGFLRTVMFRQNSKGEWMVLFQLFRKDKASREKLFDFLLAKFPEIKTLLFAVNSKQNDSLYDQDVETYFGEGFLMEEMEGLKFKIGPKSFFQTNYKQALNLYAKTLEFADLKGDEVVYDLYTGTGTIAQYVARKAKHVIGIESVQESINAAKEHAELNGLDNCTFYCGDMKEIFNDEFIAQHPKADVLITDPPRDGMHQKVVEQILKLAPQKIVYVSCNSATQARDLALMKDHYKLVKILPVDMFPQTHHVENIALLYRI, from the coding sequence ATGAGAAAGAAGAATAAAAATATTGTTTTAGAAAATATAAAGTTGGTTTCCGCGGGCTCAAAGGGCGTCGCAGTCGGAAAAACTCCAGAAGGGAAAACTGTTTTGGTTTCTGGCGCAGTTCCGGGCGATGTTGTAAATGCGCGTGTAAAAAAATCTAAATCGAATTACTACGAAGCCGAAATGATCGAGATTATAGAAAAATCTCCTTTTCGTGTAGAGCCAAGATGTATTCACTTTGGAGTTTGTGGTGGATGTAAATGGCAGAATCTTTCCTATGAAAAACAGCTCGAATTTAAACAAGACGAAGTTTACAATCATATTAAAAGAATTGCGGGAATTGAAGATTTCGAAACTTTACCAATTCTGGGCAGTGAAGAACAATATTTCTACCGAAATAAAATGGAATTTTCTTTTTCAAATGCACGCTGGTTAACGCAATACGAAATCAGTTCCGAAGAAAATTATGGCAATAGAGATGCTTTAGGTTTTCATATTCCCGGAATGTGGAGCAAAATCTTAGATTTGAAAGAATGTTTCCTTCAGGAAGATCCTTCAAATGCGATGCGTTTAGCCATTAGAAATTATGCTGAAGAAAATGGACTGGAGTTTTTCGATGTTCGAAATCAGGCGGGTTTTTTAAGAACCGTCATGTTCCGTCAGAATTCAAAAGGAGAATGGATGGTTTTGTTCCAGTTATTCCGCAAGGATAAAGCAAGCAGAGAAAAATTATTTGATTTTTTACTGGCAAAATTTCCGGAAATTAAAACGTTGCTTTTCGCGGTAAATTCAAAACAAAATGATTCATTATACGATCAAGATGTTGAAACCTATTTTGGCGAGGGCTTTTTAATGGAAGAAATGGAAGGTTTGAAATTTAAAATTGGACCGAAATCTTTCTTCCAGACGAATTATAAGCAAGCCTTAAATTTATATGCAAAAACTTTAGAATTTGCCGATTTAAAAGGTGATGAGGTCGTTTACGATTTATATACAGGAACTGGCACGATCGCTCAATATGTCGCGCGAAAAGCAAAACACGTCATCGGAATCGAATCGGTTCAGGAATCCATTAATGCTGCTAAAGAACATGCAGAATTAAATGGTTTAGATAACTGTACGTTCTACTGTGGCGACATGAAGGAAATCTTTAATGATGAATTTATCGCTCAACACCCCAAAGCTGATGTTTTAATTACCGATCCACCACGAGATGGAATGCACCAAAAAGTAGTCGAACAAATTTTAAAATTGGCGCCGCAAAAAATCGTGTACGTTAGTTGTAACTCTGCGACACAGGCCAGAGATTTAGCACTGATGAAAGATCATTATAAATTAGTGAAAATTTTACCGGTAGATATGTTCCCACAAACCCATCATGTTGAAAACATAGCCCTTCTATATCGAATATAA
- a CDS encoding TlpA family protein disulfide reductase, which produces MNKFFLMLLIAFVAMSCSKKVEVTGNFAGGSPLERIEFIEASGVATLPLVNMGVDAKGNFSGNFEAPKDGMYIMTYAGKQAMIYLKGGQKVNISGKAESFPAQFTVTGDAKNNNEFLKEVQKLIESYASKINVGELVSKEEPAFLKEIEKISTDLEKNIETAAKTTSPDSEVVQWKKDELNASILGLMNQYEMNRPQVSQNPNFKVSKNFTDMEAKLKKDEDRLLKNQPIYRNYLLGKLSKDFQAFAAANNKTGNETSSVLFSRFLDTKKDMSALAKDYLLAFVMSNSDINPQTSDADAAKISKIIDEKISDKDIKADLKRIQYVISGPKIGEVAPTSKLIKADGSDFKLSAAQASLVMFYASWNPYIAEANIPVLKEVVNFYKSKMDFVFVNLDDTKDQFIKTSNALLKDIPGTNVYGENGMNSQIAKDLGIYGFKLPSFIVIDKDGKVASKFSYNLGDPELINVLDKMTGLKAPTAAPEATLQNDLLAPPMQEAPATK; this is translated from the coding sequence ATGAATAAGTTTTTTTTAATGCTCTTAATCGCCTTTGTGGCAATGTCCTGTTCTAAAAAAGTAGAAGTTACAGGTAATTTTGCTGGCGGCTCTCCTTTAGAACGAATAGAATTTATCGAAGCCTCAGGCGTAGCAACACTTCCGCTTGTGAATATGGGCGTAGATGCAAAAGGCAATTTCTCTGGCAATTTTGAAGCGCCAAAAGATGGAATGTATATTATGACTTATGCTGGCAAGCAAGCAATGATTTATCTGAAAGGAGGCCAGAAAGTTAATATTTCTGGAAAAGCAGAATCTTTTCCCGCACAGTTTACCGTAACTGGTGACGCAAAAAACAACAACGAATTTTTAAAAGAAGTTCAAAAACTGATTGAAAGTTATGCTTCGAAAATTAACGTGGGTGAACTCGTATCGAAAGAAGAACCCGCTTTCTTGAAAGAGATTGAAAAAATAAGTACCGATTTAGAGAAAAATATCGAAACTGCTGCCAAAACTACTTCGCCGGATAGTGAAGTCGTACAGTGGAAAAAAGATGAATTAAATGCCAGTATTTTGGGTTTAATGAACCAATATGAGATGAATCGTCCGCAAGTAAGTCAGAATCCAAACTTTAAAGTTTCTAAAAACTTTACGGATATGGAAGCGAAACTGAAAAAAGATGAAGACCGTTTATTAAAAAATCAACCTATTTACCGCAATTATTTATTAGGCAAATTAAGTAAAGACTTTCAAGCCTTTGCTGCAGCCAATAACAAAACGGGTAATGAAACTTCTTCTGTATTGTTCTCTCGATTTCTAGATACTAAAAAAGACATGTCTGCATTGGCGAAAGATTATCTTTTGGCTTTTGTAATGTCAAACAGCGATATAAATCCACAAACAAGCGATGCTGATGCAGCAAAAATCAGTAAAATTATCGACGAAAAAATTAGCGATAAAGATATTAAAGCAGATTTAAAGAGAATTCAATACGTAATCTCAGGACCGAAAATCGGTGAAGTTGCACCCACGTCAAAATTAATAAAAGCTGATGGCAGTGACTTCAAACTTTCTGCAGCACAGGCATCTTTGGTAATGTTCTACGCTTCGTGGAATCCATATATCGCGGAAGCGAATATTCCAGTTTTGAAAGAAGTGGTAAATTTTTATAAATCAAAAATGGATTTTGTATTCGTAAACCTTGATGATACTAAAGATCAGTTCATCAAAACAAGCAATGCACTTTTAAAAGATATTCCGGGAACTAATGTTTATGGTGAAAATGGCATGAATTCTCAAATTGCTAAAGATTTAGGAATTTACGGCTTTAAATTACCTTCGTTTATTGTGATTGACAAAGATGGAAAAGTAGCAAGTAAATTCTCCTACAACTTGGGCGATCCAGAACTCATCAACGTTCTTGATAAAATGACAGGTTTGAAAGCGCCAACAGCAGCGCCAGAAGCCACGTTACAAAATGATTTGCTTGCGCCTCCAATGCAAGAAGCTCCAGCCACAAAATAA
- a CDS encoding succinate dehydrogenase cytochrome b subunit — MAGLTTSTIGRKYAMALSAMFLLIFLIMHLSVNLLSLGGENGPFNAASHFMGYNPLIQFVMQPILVIGVIFHFVMGFVLEIKNNNARPIKYGMNNRSANSTWMSRNMIISGAVILAFLGLHMYDFWLHEMTYKYVPGDGDATNITRFYGELHSKFAELWRVIIYVVSFVLLGLHLAHGFQSSFQSVGARHPKYTPVIKAIGTWYSILIPAGFILVAVFHYVTQ; from the coding sequence ATGGCAGGATTAACAACTTCTACTATTGGTAGAAAATACGCAATGGCATTGTCTGCAATGTTTTTGCTCATTTTCCTAATTATGCACCTTTCGGTAAATTTACTCTCACTTGGTGGCGAAAATGGTCCCTTCAACGCAGCATCTCACTTTATGGGTTATAACCCTCTCATTCAATTTGTAATGCAACCTATTTTGGTAATAGGAGTTATTTTCCATTTTGTAATGGGTTTTGTTCTTGAAATTAAAAATAACAATGCGAGACCTATAAAGTACGGCATGAATAACCGGTCTGCAAACAGTACTTGGATGTCTCGAAACATGATTATTTCAGGAGCTGTTATTTTGGCTTTCCTGGGATTGCACATGTATGATTTCTGGTTGCACGAAATGACTTATAAATATGTTCCGGGTGATGGTGACGCTACCAATATCACTAGATTTTATGGTGAATTGCACAGTAAATTCGCTGAGCTTTGGCGGGTGATCATCTATGTAGTTTCTTTTGTTTTATTAGGTTTACACTTGGCTCACGGTTTCCAGTCGTCTTTTCAGTCGGTAGGAGCAAGACACCCAAAATATACTCCTGTTATTAAAGCAATTGGTACTTGGTATTCAATCCTTATTCCTGCAGGTTTTATCCTTGTAGCGGTGTTTCATTACGTAACTCAATAA
- a CDS encoding succinate dehydrogenase/fumarate reductase iron-sulfur subunit: MSTKKGLNLTLKIWRQKNNKSKGQFETYKISDVSTDSSFLEMLDMLNENLINEGQEPIAFDHDCREGICGMCSLYINGRPHGPDTGITTCQLHMRMFQDGETIHIEPWRSAAFPIIKDLVTDRSSFDRVMAAGGFISVNTSGNTLDANAILVPKEDADNAMDAAACIGCGACVATCKNGSAMLFVGAKVTQLALLPQGRIEAERRVLNMVKAMDEEGFGNCSNTGACEVECPKGITLSVIAKMNREYMAAAIDKG; encoded by the coding sequence ATGAGTACAAAAAAAGGATTAAACCTGACTCTAAAAATTTGGAGACAGAAAAATAATAAATCAAAAGGACAGTTTGAGACTTACAAAATCTCCGACGTTTCTACGGATTCATCTTTCCTGGAAATGTTGGATATGCTCAACGAGAACCTTATCAACGAAGGTCAGGAGCCTATTGCTTTTGATCACGATTGCCGGGAAGGTATTTGTGGAATGTGTTCGTTGTACATCAACGGCCGCCCGCACGGACCAGATACTGGAATTACGACTTGCCAGTTGCACATGAGAATGTTCCAAGACGGTGAAACCATTCATATTGAACCTTGGAGAAGTGCTGCTTTTCCAATTATCAAGGATTTGGTAACCGACAGAAGTTCTTTCGATAGAGTAATGGCAGCCGGTGGTTTTATTTCCGTAAATACTTCCGGAAATACATTAGATGCCAACGCAATTCTTGTCCCGAAAGAGGATGCAGATAACGCAATGGATGCTGCGGCTTGTATCGGATGTGGCGCCTGCGTTGCAACTTGTAAAAACGGTTCAGCGATGTTGTTCGTTGGCGCGAAAGTAACGCAATTGGCATTATTGCCACAAGGTAGAATAGAAGCTGAAAGAAGAGTTTTGAATATGGTGAAAGCTATGGATGAAGAAGGTTTCGGTAACTGTTCAAATACAGGTGCTTGTGAAGTAGAATGTCCGAAAGGAATTACACTTTCAGTGATCGCAAAAATGAACAGAGAGTATATGGCTGCTGCTATTGATAAAGGGTAA
- a CDS encoding DUF937 domain-containing protein — protein MSLIDLITGSAGNQVAAEAENKFGISKNQVIALLAVSAPLVISYLRKKSQESDQEAESLNNALDKDHDGSILNDPSQAVARQQEGNSILDHVFGGQKSTVENQLSQNTGISMDKIGPILAMLAPIIMGYIGKQKQSNGVTSGGGLGDLLGGILGGAQNQAQAEPSNPLNDILGSVLGGDSSQSSGNPLNDILGSVLGGGGQQNQQQGGLGGLLGSILGGGR, from the coding sequence ATGAGCTTAATTGATCTTATTACAGGCAGCGCCGGAAATCAAGTTGCGGCAGAAGCAGAAAACAAATTTGGAATCAGCAAAAATCAGGTCATTGCTTTATTGGCAGTTTCAGCGCCTTTGGTTATTTCTTATTTGAGAAAAAAATCTCAGGAAAGTGATCAGGAGGCAGAATCTTTGAACAATGCACTGGATAAAGATCACGACGGAAGCATCTTAAACGATCCATCACAGGCGGTTGCCCGACAACAAGAAGGCAACTCTATTTTAGATCATGTTTTTGGTGGACAAAAATCTACTGTAGAAAATCAGCTATCTCAAAATACAGGAATTTCGATGGATAAAATCGGACCTATTTTGGCCATGCTAGCACCGATTATTATGGGTTATATCGGCAAACAAAAACAATCGAACGGAGTTACTTCTGGCGGTGGTTTGGGAGATTTGTTGGGTGGAATTTTGGGTGGCGCTCAAAACCAGGCACAAGCAGAACCATCTAATCCTTTAAATGATATTTTAGGCAGCGTTCTTGGTGGAGATTCATCTCAATCTTCCGGAAATCCATTAAACGACATTTTAGGAAGCGTACTAGGGGGCGGTGGTCAGCAAAACCAACAGCAAGGCGGCCTTGGAGGACTTTTAGGAAGTATTTTAGGTGGCGGGCGATAA
- the lpxB gene encoding lipid-A-disaccharide synthase has protein sequence MKYYIIAGEASGDLHASNLMKSLLKKDPAAEFRFWGGDLMSDVSGIVPVKHYKDLAFMGFLEVAKNLGTILKNIKFCKEDLQKYNPDVLIVVDYPGFNLRIAEFAKGLGLRVVYYISPQLWAWKEGRVEKIRKFVDEILVILPFEKDFYKKHNVDAHFVGHPLLDAISDLPQINIEKFKADHHLNEKEIIALLPGSREQEVTKMLDLMLSVRSHFKEYQFVIAGAPSLPRSFYQKYVDKNVHFVSNKTYDLLRSSKAALVASGTATLETALLSIPEVVCYRSSTISYEIGKRVVKNIKYISLVNLIMDEEIVTELIQSELNTKNLVKELSAILEGERRDEMLKNFTKLQEKLGGKGASDHAAEVIVNG, from the coding sequence TTGAAATATTACATTATTGCAGGCGAAGCCTCTGGAGATCTACATGCATCTAACTTGATGAAATCGCTCTTGAAAAAAGATCCTGCAGCAGAATTCCGGTTTTGGGGCGGCGATCTCATGTCTGATGTTTCTGGAATTGTCCCGGTAAAACATTACAAGGATTTAGCCTTTATGGGTTTTCTGGAAGTTGCTAAGAATTTGGGAACCATTCTGAAAAACATTAAATTCTGTAAAGAAGACCTTCAAAAATACAATCCTGATGTTTTAATTGTGGTCGATTATCCAGGATTTAATTTAAGAATTGCCGAATTCGCTAAAGGTTTAGGACTTCGAGTGGTGTATTATATTTCGCCCCAACTTTGGGCGTGGAAAGAAGGTCGCGTTGAAAAAATTCGAAAGTTTGTTGATGAAATACTCGTCATACTTCCTTTTGAAAAAGATTTTTACAAAAAACATAACGTAGATGCGCATTTCGTCGGACATCCGCTCCTAGATGCTATTTCAGATTTACCCCAAATTAATATCGAAAAATTTAAAGCAGATCATCATCTAAACGAGAAAGAAATCATCGCTCTTTTACCGGGTTCACGGGAACAGGAAGTTACCAAAATGCTGGATTTAATGCTTTCAGTTCGTTCTCATTTCAAAGAATATCAGTTTGTAATTGCGGGAGCACCAAGTTTACCAAGATCATTTTATCAAAAATACGTCGACAAAAATGTTCATTTTGTTTCTAATAAAACGTATGATTTACTGAGAAGTTCAAAAGCAGCCCTGGTGGCTTCTGGAACTGCGACATTAGAAACTGCATTGCTCAGCATTCCGGAAGTGGTTTGCTACAGAAGCAGCACCATTTCTTACGAGATTGGAAAACGGGTAGTGAAAAATATCAAATATATTTCCCTTGTTAATTTAATTATGGATGAGGAAATTGTTACTGAACTGATTCAAAGTGAGTTGAACACGAAGAATTTAGTGAAAGAATTGAGCGCAATCTTAGAAGGCGAACGACGAGATGAAATGTTGAAAAATTTTACAAAACTTCAAGAAAAATTAGGAGGAAAAGGTGCCAGTGACCACGCGGCCGAGGTTATTGTAAATGGGTGA
- a CDS encoding fumarate reductase/succinate dehydrogenase flavoprotein subunit: MSKLDSKIPAGPLADKWKNHKDHMNLVSPNNRDKIDIIVVGTGLAGGSAAATLAEQGYNVKAFCYQDSPRRAHSIAAQGGINAAKNYQGDGDSVYRLFYDTIKGGDYRSREANVYRLAEVSSSIIDQCVAQGVPFGREYGGQLDNRSFGGVQVKRTFYAKGQTGQQLLLGAYSAMSRQIGKGRIKMYNRHEMLELVIVDGKARGIIARNLVTGEIEKHSAHAVVIASGGYGNVYFLSTNAMGSNVSAAWKIHKKGAYFANPCFVQIHPTCIPVHGTAQSKLTLMSESLRNSGRIWVPKNIEDAVAIREGKLKAENIPAENRDYYLERRYPAFGNLVPRDVASRAAKERCDAGYGIENNETHEGVYLDFSTEILKKGNEAAIEKNIHNPTPQQIYDLGKAWIEEKYGNLFVMYEKITADNPYVTPMKIYPAVHYTMGGVWVDYNLQSTIPGCFVIGEANFSDHGANRLGASALMQGLADGYFVLPYTIADYLAADIRTGAIPTDTPEFTTAEKEIQDKVNFFINNKGNHSVDYFHKKLGHIMWNKVGMGRTPEGLKEAIREIEEVRRDFWADVKVPGDANGMNMELEKAFRVADFLELGQLMAMDALEREESCGGHFRWDHATPEGEAERDDEHFKYVAAWEYQGDNINQEVVHKEDLIYENIEVKTRSYK, encoded by the coding sequence ATGAGCAAATTAGATTCAAAAATTCCGGCTGGTCCGTTAGCGGACAAATGGAAAAATCATAAAGATCATATGAACTTGGTTTCGCCGAATAACCGTGATAAAATTGATATCATTGTTGTAGGAACAGGTTTAGCTGGTGGTTCTGCCGCTGCAACATTAGCAGAGCAGGGATATAATGTAAAAGCATTTTGTTATCAGGATTCACCAAGAAGAGCGCACTCTATTGCCGCTCAAGGTGGTATTAATGCTGCTAAAAATTATCAAGGTGATGGTGACTCGGTTTATAGATTATTTTACGATACCATTAAAGGTGGAGATTATCGGTCTAGAGAAGCAAACGTTTACAGACTTGCCGAAGTTTCTTCCTCGATTATCGATCAGTGTGTTGCGCAAGGTGTTCCTTTCGGACGCGAATATGGTGGTCAGTTAGACAACCGTTCTTTCGGTGGTGTTCAGGTTAAAAGAACATTTTATGCAAAAGGGCAAACAGGACAACAATTATTATTAGGAGCTTATTCTGCTATGAGCCGTCAAATCGGTAAAGGAAGAATTAAAATGTATAACCGCCACGAAATGTTGGAGTTGGTTATTGTTGATGGTAAAGCCCGTGGAATCATCGCCAGAAATTTAGTAACCGGTGAAATTGAAAAACATTCCGCACACGCAGTTGTAATCGCTTCTGGTGGTTACGGAAACGTATATTTTCTTTCTACAAATGCAATGGGATCTAATGTTTCCGCTGCCTGGAAAATTCATAAGAAAGGGGCTTATTTTGCAAACCCTTGTTTTGTACAAATTCACCCGACCTGTATTCCTGTACATGGAACAGCACAGTCTAAACTGACTTTAATGTCGGAATCATTAAGAAACTCCGGACGTATCTGGGTTCCTAAAAACATTGAAGATGCAGTAGCAATAAGAGAAGGAAAACTTAAAGCTGAAAATATTCCTGCAGAAAATCGGGATTATTATTTAGAAAGAAGATATCCAGCTTTTGGAAACTTAGTACCAAGAGATGTTGCTTCCCGCGCCGCGAAAGAAAGATGTGACGCAGGTTACGGAATTGAAAACAATGAGACGCATGAAGGTGTTTATCTTGATTTCTCTACGGAAATCCTAAAAAAAGGAAATGAAGCAGCGATTGAGAAAAATATTCATAATCCAACGCCACAACAAATCTATGATCTAGGAAAAGCTTGGATTGAAGAGAAATATGGTAACCTTTTCGTGATGTACGAAAAAATTACTGCAGACAATCCTTACGTAACGCCGATGAAGATTTATCCAGCAGTTCACTATACCATGGGTGGAGTTTGGGTTGATTACAACTTGCAGTCTACAATTCCTGGGTGTTTTGTAATTGGAGAAGCAAACTTTTCTGATCACGGTGCTAACAGACTAGGAGCCTCTGCATTAATGCAAGGTTTGGCCGACGGTTATTTCGTTTTGCCTTACACGATTGCAGATTATTTAGCTGCCGATATCAGAACAGGAGCAATACCAACAGACACGCCAGAATTTACAACCGCAGAAAAAGAAATTCAGGATAAAGTAAATTTCTTTATCAATAATAAGGGAAATCACAGTGTTGATTATTTCCACAAGAAATTAGGCCACATCATGTGGAATAAAGTCGGAATGGGAAGAACACCAGAAGGTTTGAAAGAAGCGATTCGCGAAATTGAAGAAGTACGACGTGATTTCTGGGCAGATGTAAAAGTTCCCGGAGATGCGAACGGAATGAATATGGAACTTGAAAAAGCTTTCCGTGTTGCAGATTTCTTGGAATTGGGTCAACTGATGGCAATGGATGCGCTGGAAAGAGAAGAATCATGTGGTGGGCATTTCCGTTGGGATCATGCAACACCAGAAGGAGAAGCTGAGAGAGATGATGAGCACTTCAAATATGTGGCTGCCTGGGAATATCAGGGCGATAATATAAATCAGGAAGTAGTACATAAGGAGGATCTGATTTATGAAAACATCGAAGTCAAAACAAGAAGTTATAAATAA
- a CDS encoding ComEC/Rec2 family competence protein codes for MDKEPLLILCLLFILGIVLQDYLSFGQPTIVLLLILSVVTLFIFFVKSFLTFKIRPVILAFLFICFGIFIHYLHSTKPEFPTFNGKETVIFKLRKKLNSNEKNRRYEIIGWKDNQQFQSVLSIPKSETALNFANYYKAEIYINPLEKPYSDFQFDYSKYLARKGIYFQSYLPGSLRSELRKDLSTGEKIRQKRLEILDKIDQADLEKRTREFAKGIILADRTEMDRAMVRDFRNSGTMHLLAISGTHMAIIFGFILLMLRFLIPSKYRKIKIVTALVLIWSFALFIGYGNSVVRSCVMITCYYVFILLQRKTDLLHSMSLAAFIILFTDSNQVFDVGFQLSFIAVFGIFWFNQPLLKRLPRPKNKFQNLMINIISISLSAQLATMPLVIFYFHQYSSLSILANLVIIPFAEIIIVFSLLMVILISFSIDLHWVNVLFDGLISYTLKAVHLFGDLDFALNKMIPMTLLEVFLLLIILFLLRFIIRNFNIKNTSRLAFFILLFISLRFLLNYKATNLNEVLEHQFFKKKIVSVKKGDHVIFYMNQNVDQEKVEQYIIEPYLTSRRTKSFQVKIGDGNISELKPKLEEYKITSNLLFRKVTN; via the coding sequence TTGGATAAAGAACCTCTACTTATTCTCTGTCTCCTCTTTATTCTTGGAATTGTATTGCAGGATTATCTGTCTTTTGGGCAGCCTACAATTGTACTCTTATTAATTTTAAGCGTTGTAACCCTCTTTATTTTCTTTGTTAAAAGTTTTCTTACTTTTAAGATCCGACCGGTAATTCTCGCATTTCTATTTATCTGCTTTGGAATTTTCATTCATTATTTACATTCTACAAAACCTGAATTTCCTACTTTTAATGGGAAAGAAACGGTCATTTTCAAGTTGCGCAAAAAGCTCAACAGCAATGAAAAAAACCGCCGCTATGAAATTATAGGTTGGAAAGATAATCAGCAATTCCAGAGTGTTCTTTCTATTCCGAAAAGTGAAACAGCGCTGAATTTTGCAAATTATTACAAAGCAGAAATATATATCAATCCCCTAGAAAAACCGTACAGCGATTTTCAGTTTGATTATTCGAAATACTTAGCACGGAAAGGGATTTACTTTCAAAGTTATCTTCCCGGTTCATTACGCTCCGAATTGCGTAAAGATCTTTCTACAGGTGAAAAAATTCGTCAGAAACGTCTTGAAATTTTAGATAAAATAGACCAAGCTGATTTGGAAAAGCGAACGCGTGAATTTGCGAAAGGAATTATTTTAGCGGATCGCACAGAAATGGATCGGGCAATGGTTCGAGATTTCAGAAATTCGGGAACGATGCATTTATTGGCGATCTCCGGAACGCACATGGCGATCATTTTTGGTTTTATTTTATTGATGCTGAGGTTTTTGATTCCATCAAAATATAGGAAAATTAAGATTGTTACAGCTCTGGTTTTAATCTGGTCATTTGCTCTTTTTATCGGTTATGGTAATTCGGTCGTAAGAAGCTGTGTAATGATCACCTGTTATTATGTTTTTATTTTGCTCCAGCGGAAAACCGATTTATTGCATTCGATGTCGCTTGCTGCGTTTATCATTCTTTTTACAGACTCTAACCAGGTTTTTGATGTGGGATTTCAGCTGAGTTTTATCGCTGTTTTTGGGATTTTTTGGTTTAATCAGCCTTTACTAAAACGTCTTCCTCGACCTAAAAATAAGTTTCAAAATTTAATGATCAATATAATAAGCATCAGTTTATCAGCACAACTTGCCACCATGCCTTTGGTAATTTTTTATTTCCATCAGTATTCAAGTCTCTCTATTCTGGCCAATCTGGTCATTATACCTTTTGCTGAAATCATCATCGTTTTTTCCTTATTAATGGTTATTCTTATATCTTTTTCCATCGATCTACATTGGGTAAATGTTTTATTTGATGGATTGATATCTTACACTCTAAAAGCGGTTCATCTTTTTGGCGATCTTGACTTTGCTTTAAATAAAATGATTCCCATGACTTTACTTGAAGTTTTTCTGCTGCTCATCATTCTATTTTTATTAAGATTTATAATTAGAAATTTTAATATCAAAAATACGAGTCGGCTTGCCTTCTTTATTCTCCTATTTATTTCCCTGAGATTTCTCCTCAACTACAAAGCAACTAATCTAAATGAAGTTTTGGAGCACCAGTTTTTCAAAAAGAAAATTGTATCAGTGAAAAAAGGCGATCATGTTATTTTTTACATGAACCAAAATGTGGATCAGGAGAAAGTAGAACAATATATCATCGAACCTTATCTTACTTCGCGCCGCACAAAATCATTTCAGGTAAAAATAGGCGATGGAAATATCTCAGAATTAAAACCTAAATTAGAAGAATATAAGATCACTAGTAATCTCTTATTTAGAAAGGTTACAAACTAA
- a CDS encoding DUF2480 family protein — protein sequence MSDLEIKNKIAESGLVNFDLSKLVPQGKRIGIDLKDFLFEGMILKEKDFREKINAIDTEQYSSAYLYIYNSAEAIVPLWAYFLLTAKLTESSKKIVFGNREDLEVLLMHNAIQTYDFTDLYGKRVLVKGCSDERIPENAYIELVEQLKPVVKSLMFGEACSNVPIFKN from the coding sequence ATGTCTGATTTAGAAATAAAAAATAAAATTGCTGAAAGTGGGTTGGTCAATTTTGATCTTTCAAAACTGGTTCCGCAGGGCAAAAGAATTGGTATTGATTTAAAAGATTTTCTTTTCGAAGGAATGATTTTAAAAGAAAAAGACTTTCGGGAGAAAATAAATGCCATCGATACGGAGCAATATTCATCTGCTTACCTATATATTTATAATTCAGCAGAAGCGATCGTTCCTTTATGGGCCTATTTTCTGCTTACCGCAAAATTAACAGAATCCTCAAAAAAAATTGTGTTCGGTAATCGGGAGGATTTAGAAGTATTATTAATGCACAATGCCATTCAAACCTACGATTTTACAGACTTGTACGGGAAAAGAGTTTTGGTAAAAGGTTGCAGCGACGAGCGAATTCCGGAAAACGCTTATATCGAATTGGTAGAACAGTTGAAACCCGTCGTAAAATCTTTGATGTTTGGTGAAGCTTGCTCCAATGTTCCGATCTTTAAAAACTAG